The genomic region CGAGGTCGTGGCGCAACTGGCCGATCAGCGAGGCACTGCCACGCTGACAGAACTCCGTCCTCTCGACCGGGACCAGGTCCGCGAGCTCGCGGCCAACCGGCTCGAGGTCGGGCCGGAAGCCGTCCCGGACCAGCTCGCCGATCGCCTCTGGACCGACAGCGCCGGCATCCCCTTCATCGCCGAGGAGTTGCTGCAGGAAGCCAGCAGGTCGGGCCAACTGCTGGCCGGTGGCGACGGTGTGGTGCAGGTTGCCGACGACCTCCGGATGACCATTCCGGCCGCTGTGGTGCACAGCATCAACAGCCGGACCGACCAGTTGGGTCCACAGTCCCGAGAGCTGCTTGTCCTGGCAGCGGTGATCGGGCACCGTTTCCCGCTGAGCGTGGTCCGGCAAGCCAGTGCGATCGACGAACGGCAACTGCTCGCCACCCTGCGGGCCGGCCTGGCCGCACAGCTGGTCGGGCCGGACGAACCGGTTCCCGACTGGTACGCGTTTCGCCATCCGTTGACCGCCGAGGCACTGCTCGCCGGGCTGAACCCGACCGAGCGTGCGACGTTGGCCGGCCGGTGCGCCGACGCAATCGAGTTGCTCCACCCCGGGCTGCCGGGCGAGTGGTCGTTGATGGTCGCGGAACTGGCCGAGACCGGCGGGAACCCGGCACGTGCGGCACGGTTGTTCGCCGAGGCAGGGCGGAGGGCCTTCGACGAGGGTTCGCTCGGCAGTGCGGCGCGGCTGCTCGATCGCGCTTTCACCTTGCTGGCCGACGATCCAGATGTCGAGTACCGTGCGGACGTGCTGGGCTCCCTGCTGCTCGCGCTCGGCGAGACAGGGCAGTTCGAGCACCCGGCCGCCCGGCCGGAGCTTGTCGACCACCTGGCAAGTCGCGGTCTGGACAGTCGCAACGTGGCCCGGCTTCACGTCCGTCTCGCGGAGTTCAACTACTCCGCCAGTCGCTGGTCCGCTGCGATTTCGCACATCGGCTCCGCCCGAGCCCTGCTCGGACCGGAGGCCGGCGACGCCGACCTCGCCCCGCTGGAGGCGATCGCGGCGGCGGTCGAAATGACCAGGACCAGTCCGGGCCGGCTCAAGTCGGCCACCGAGCTGGCCACCCGGGCCGCGGAGGCCGCGCAACGCGCGAACCTGCCGACGGTCGAAGCCGATGCGTGGCAACTGCTCGGCATCCTCGCTCGGGAACACGATCTCGAGCAGTCGATCAGGTACTTCCAGCGCGCTCGGCAGGTAGCCACCGACAACAACATGGGGCTGCAGCGCGTCGTCGCGCACATCTTCCAGGCGGGCACCATCTACCTCGCCGACGGTGACGGCACCGAGCTGGAGACGGCCAGGCAGCAGGCGCTGAAGATCGGGGCGATCCCGAGCGCTTACGACGTCGACCGAATCCTTGCCCAGCAAGCCGTGCTCAGAGCCGAGTACGACGTGGCCGCGGTGAAGATCGAGGAGTGCCTGGAGGTCACCCGGCGGCTCAAGCTCGGCCGCGGCGCGCCGTACGTGCTGGTGACCAAGGCGATGCTGGCCGGCCATCAGTGCCGGCGCGCCGCGATGGAGCAGACCCTCGCCGAACTTGCCGAGTACGGCGAGAGAGCGTCGCACGAGCTGCCGGTGTCCTTCGGACTGGCGCGGACCTTCTGTGCGCTGCTCGAGGAGAACCGCGAGCTCGCCGAGAACGAGATGGCCCAGGCGCTGGCCTACGACGCCCAGAACCCGAGCATGTTCCATCTGGCGGGCAAGAACGGTGTCGGGCTCCTGCTCGGCGTACTCGCCGGCCGAAACAGCTGGGAACACCTTGAAGCGGTGATGGCCACCGCGGCCAGCCGGATGCGCTGGAACCGGCAATTTGTCCAGTTGGCGCACGCTGTCCTGCTGGGACGGGACGGACGCGCCGAGGAAGCCTCGGCGATGGTCGACGAGGCGCTGCAAACCGCCGAGATCTATCCGATGGCACGCCACCTCGGTCTGCGGCTGGTGGCCGAGCAGGCGGCGGCCGACGGATGGGGCGATCCCGTGCTCTGGCTCCGGCTGGCGGAGGAGCACTTCCACCGCGCCGACGTACCGGCTGTCGCCAGTGCCTGCCGGAGCATGTTGCGGCAGCTCGGGGCGACCGTGTCGCAGCGGCGGTCGGGCAGTGATCAGGTGCCGGCGCATCTGCGGCAGTTGGGGATCACCACCCGGGAGTACGAGGTCTGCCTGTTGCTGGTGGATCGGATCGGGAACAAGTCGATCGCGTCGCGGTTGCACATCTCTCCCCGTACCGTGGAGAAGCACGTGGCGAGTTTGATGACCAAGACGCGGCAGCCGGATCGTGAGGCGTTGAGCAGCTTCGCGCGGACGGTGTTGCAGGACTGATCCCGGGGTCCGCGCGTGTGCTCAGGCGGTGGGTGCCCGGTCGGTGATAGGTGTCGACGCACGGACCTCAGGGGGTGGCCGCCCACCCCGCGGCGCGCGTCGTTCCGTCGATAATTTATGAACGCTCGCTTTATATATAGGATGGGCGAGTGGCAGGCAAGGGGTCGGACATGGGCAAGGGAACGGTCGGCGGCGGCGGTACGACGATGCTGCGGCGGATCAACGTGGCGGCGGTGCTGGACGCGGTCCGGCGGTCCGCCCCGGCGCCGCTGCGGGTCGCGGAGCTGGTCGAGCGGACCGGTCTGGCCAGACCGACCGTCGCGCAGGCCGTCGACGAGCTGCTGGACAACGGCTGGTTGCAGCAGCACGGTCCCGACTCCGCCGACCGCTCGCTGGGCCGGCCGGCCATCCGGGTCTCGCTGCGCGGCCGCGCGGCGCCGGTGCTCGGGCTGGACGTCGGCCCGCACCGGGTGACCGTCGGTGTCTCCGACCTGGCCGGTCGCAAGCTGTCCCT from Kribbella flavida DSM 17836 harbors:
- a CDS encoding helix-turn-helix transcriptional regulator; translated protein: MRTHAPKVVGRDGEIEQLHDLLAAARSGHGGAVFLTGEPGIGKSRLAAVGTTEALDHGMVTLRGRVVAIGTTVAFRPFSEALLSLIRRGEMPDPEVLGPYRRVLARLIPDWDDGTAETAVSAVVLGEAILRLLGTAGRDRGCLLVLEDLQGADPETLAVVEYLLDNLEDQPIALIATVRSERCPAEVVAQLADQRGTATLTELRPLDRDQVRELAANRLEVGPEAVPDQLADRLWTDSAGIPFIAEELLQEASRSGQLLAGGDGVVQVADDLRMTIPAAVVHSINSRTDQLGPQSRELLVLAAVIGHRFPLSVVRQASAIDERQLLATLRAGLAAQLVGPDEPVPDWYAFRHPLTAEALLAGLNPTERATLAGRCADAIELLHPGLPGEWSLMVAELAETGGNPARAARLFAEAGRRAFDEGSLGSAARLLDRAFTLLADDPDVEYRADVLGSLLLALGETGQFEHPAARPELVDHLASRGLDSRNVARLHVRLAEFNYSASRWSAAISHIGSARALLGPEAGDADLAPLEAIAAAVEMTRTSPGRLKSATELATRAAEAAQRANLPTVEADAWQLLGILAREHDLEQSIRYFQRARQVATDNNMGLQRVVAHIFQAGTIYLADGDGTELETARQQALKIGAIPSAYDVDRILAQQAVLRAEYDVAAVKIEECLEVTRRLKLGRGAPYVLVTKAMLAGHQCRRAAMEQTLAELAEYGERASHELPVSFGLARTFCALLEENRELAENEMAQALAYDAQNPSMFHLAGKNGVGLLLGVLAGRNSWEHLEAVMATAASRMRWNRQFVQLAHAVLLGRDGRAEEASAMVDEALQTAEIYPMARHLGLRLVAEQAAADGWGDPVLWLRLAEEHFHRADVPAVASACRSMLRQLGATVSQRRSGSDQVPAHLRQLGITTREYEVCLLLVDRIGNKSIASRLHISPRTVEKHVASLMTKTRQPDREALSSFARTVLQD